A genome region from Euphorbia lathyris chromosome 4, ddEupLath1.1, whole genome shotgun sequence includes the following:
- the LOC136226094 gene encoding uncharacterized protein yields the protein MYVWRIKTMQNLKKVQYDRNIAPGTMVSNEAVKLSRPPVDFVKINTDATWKMNERGGIGAIIRDEAGQAVFAAAAPTGLTASVEAAELLAILLGLETAWNWCYRHIILETDNLSIARVINGGGLVDCSVSILLDEVKVWLPNFDSVTVNHVKRSANVTAHELAKWGVFLDNHVLFVEEVPTFLVNFVQADICNSVPD from the exons ATGTACGTGTGGCGAATAAAGACTATGCAGAATTTAAAGAAAGTGCAGTATGATAG AAATATTGCGCCTGGTACGATGGTGTCGAATGAAGCTGTCAAATTGAGTCGCCCACCTGTGGATTTTGTGAAAATTAATACGGACGCGACTTGGAAAATGAACGAGAGAGGAGGGATTGGAGCGATCATTCGAGATGAGGCTGGTCAGGCCGTGTTTGCTGCTGCTGCACCTACTGGTCTGACGGCGTCTGTGGAGGCAGCCGAGCTGCTGGCAATCCTGTTGGGGCTTGAGACGGCTTGGAACTGGTGCTATCGCCACATTATCTTGGAGACTGATAACTTATCTATTGCGAGGGTGATAAATGGAGGAGGGTTGGTTGATTGCTCTGTTTCTATACTGCTTGATGAGGTTAAAGTTTGGCTTCCTAATTTTGATTCTGTCACTGTCAACCATGTCAAAAGATCGGCCAATGTCACAGCACATGAATTAGCTAAATGGGGTGTTTTTCTTGATAACCATGTTTTGTTTGTGGAAGAGGTTCCTACTTTTCTTGTAAACTTCGTTCAGGCTGACATTTGTAATTCGGTTCCCGATTAA